A single Candidatus Binatia bacterium DNA region contains:
- a CDS encoding HAD-IIB family hydrolase produces the protein MKKLIIFDLDGTLAESKSAVDAEMSALLVRLLATVRVAVISGGDWPQFQQQLLGGLSSEADVKQLFLLPTCGTKYYRHESGWTQLYSDDFTTLEREKIVKSLHEVIGSSGVVIDQTWGEQIEDRGSQITFSALGQEAPLDAKKGWDPDFAKRRGMKALLDELIPEFSVRMGGTTSLDVTKPGIDKSYGIRKLSETLDVSIDEMVFIGDAMFPGGNDYPAKEAGVDSIHIRDPDESKRVIEAILACLGAGL, from the coding sequence ATGAAGAAGCTGATCATTTTCGACCTGGACGGCACGCTCGCTGAGAGCAAATCCGCGGTGGATGCCGAGATGTCCGCGCTGCTCGTTCGCCTGCTTGCGACCGTCAGGGTAGCCGTGATCTCGGGCGGCGACTGGCCCCAGTTCCAGCAGCAACTACTCGGGGGCCTGTCCTCCGAGGCGGATGTAAAGCAGCTCTTCCTCCTGCCGACGTGTGGCACGAAATACTACCGCCACGAGTCCGGGTGGACGCAGCTCTACTCAGACGACTTCACGACCTTGGAGCGCGAGAAGATCGTGAAGTCGTTGCACGAAGTGATCGGGTCGTCCGGAGTGGTGATCGACCAGACATGGGGCGAGCAGATCGAAGACCGCGGAAGCCAGATCACGTTCTCGGCCCTCGGCCAGGAGGCGCCGCTCGACGCGAAGAAAGGTTGGGATCCCGACTTCGCGAAGCGCCGGGGAATGAAGGCACTGCTCGACGAGTTGATCCCGGAGTTCTCGGTCCGAATGGGTGGCACGACGTCCCTCGACGTCACCAAGCCGGGGATCGACAAGTCGTACGGAATCCGCAAGCTGAGTGAGACGCTCGACGTTTCCATCGACGAGATGGTGTTCATCGGGGACGCGATGTTCCCGGGTGGGAATGACTACCCCGCGAAGGAAGCCGGCGTCGATTCCATTCACATCCGGGACCCGGACGAATCGAAGCGAGTGATCGAGGCGATCCTCGCGTGCCTGGGCGCGGGTCTCTAA
- a CDS encoding TetR/AcrR family transcriptional regulator: MQRRKAWNGNPPRTEAAARRFLLDVTQDCIERFGLEKVSLSDVASAAGVTRQTVYRYFTTADELFHASAVLASGGFLERMRKRVVQHDGLAERMVETLVIAIHEIPKDPHLSELVRSGDSFAVSAALKLFFIQEEMTALSDGDLGLDAKARDELAEILLRLLKSFLADRGPTRTERQLRAFLYRWLIPLIEEKLHGDVPS, encoded by the coding sequence GTGCAACGAAGAAAAGCCTGGAACGGCAACCCGCCGAGAACCGAGGCGGCAGCGCGCCGATTTTTGCTCGACGTCACGCAGGACTGCATCGAGCGGTTCGGTCTGGAGAAGGTGAGCCTCTCGGATGTGGCCAGCGCGGCCGGGGTCACGCGCCAGACGGTCTACCGGTACTTCACGACGGCGGACGAGTTGTTCCACGCGTCTGCCGTTCTGGCGAGCGGCGGGTTCCTGGAGAGAATGCGCAAGCGCGTCGTCCAGCACGACGGACTAGCCGAGCGGATGGTCGAAACCCTCGTAATCGCCATTCACGAGATCCCGAAGGACCCCCACTTGAGCGAACTCGTTCGGTCCGGCGATTCCTTCGCCGTTTCCGCGGCGCTGAAGCTCTTCTTCATCCAGGAAGAGATGACTGCCTTGAGTGACGGGGACCTCGGTCTCGATGCCAAGGCGCGTGACGAGTTGGCCGAGATCCTCCTGCGGCTCCTGAAGAGCTTCCTCGCCGATCGCGGTCCCACCCGAACGGAAAGGCAGCTCCGTGCCTTCCTATACCGCTGGTTGATCCCCCTGATCGAAGAGAAGCTCCACGGGGACGTCCCCTCCTGA
- a CDS encoding right-handed parallel beta-helix repeat-containing protein has product MRSALITLGAVLVLSSGCGDSSTSGNGTSPGDGTVVRPGESIQAAVDAASPGDTIRVMPGDYVESHPGDAAVRVTKSLKLIAESSDGQIVRILPGPGQRQGILVEPEDFLAPDVDGIEINGFTIEGFSKMGIWLRHVQNFVIANNVSINNLENGIWPTLSAHGEVRKNISYGSLDAALWVEASENVRVIDNELYKSPTGLEVTISNEVYMEGNDVHDNVVGVGLYHPSGAGLPPEDWPSTTFHTWTLVNNRIYDNNFPNPVSSGLVAALPSGIGMLVLGVDDVEVDNNEITNNNLFGVAMVDYCIAVDGTANSCENNPPAFSDTSPDNNRFTNNVITGNAADPPEGTFAPLASDFLVLGGTNNCGSGNEVGTITGDLPGC; this is encoded by the coding sequence ATGCGATCTGCCTTGATTACCCTCGGTGCTGTTCTTGTTCTGTCTTCGGGCTGCGGTGACAGCAGCACCAGTGGCAACGGGACCAGCCCCGGAGACGGCACGGTCGTCCGCCCGGGCGAGTCGATCCAGGCCGCCGTCGACGCGGCCTCTCCCGGAGACACCATCCGGGTGATGCCGGGTGACTACGTCGAGTCGCATCCAGGCGACGCCGCCGTGCGGGTGACCAAGTCGCTCAAGCTGATCGCCGAGAGTTCGGACGGCCAGATCGTGCGCATTCTGCCGGGGCCGGGACAGCGGCAAGGCATCCTCGTCGAGCCGGAGGACTTCCTAGCTCCGGACGTCGATGGCATCGAGATCAATGGGTTCACCATCGAGGGATTCTCGAAGATGGGGATCTGGCTGCGGCACGTGCAAAACTTCGTCATCGCGAACAACGTCTCGATCAACAATCTCGAGAACGGCATCTGGCCGACGCTGTCCGCACACGGTGAGGTCCGGAAGAACATCTCTTACGGCTCCCTCGATGCCGCACTCTGGGTGGAGGCCTCCGAGAACGTCCGCGTCATCGACAACGAGCTCTACAAGAGCCCGACCGGCCTCGAGGTCACGATCTCGAACGAGGTCTACATGGAAGGCAACGACGTCCACGACAACGTCGTGGGCGTCGGCCTGTACCACCCGTCGGGCGCGGGCCTGCCTCCGGAGGACTGGCCGTCGACGACGTTCCACACCTGGACCCTCGTGAACAACCGCATCTACGACAACAACTTCCCGAACCCGGTCTCGAGCGGGCTCGTCGCGGCGCTACCGTCGGGGATTGGCATGCTGGTTCTCGGTGTCGACGACGTCGAGGTAGACAACAACGAGATCACGAACAACAATCTCTTCGGGGTCGCGATGGTGGACTACTGCATCGCCGTGGACGGGACCGCGAACAGCTGCGAGAACAACCCGCCCGCCTTCAGCGACACGTCGCCCGATAACAATCGCTTCACGAACAACGTGATCACCGGCAACGCCGCCGATCCTCCGGAGGGCACGTTCGCGCCACTCGCCTCCGATTTTCTCGTTTTGGGCGGCACGAACAACTGCGGCAGCGGAAACGAAGTGGGCACCATTACCGGAGACCTGCCGGGGTGTTGA
- a CDS encoding YceI family protein, with protein MTSTRTVRCALSCFLVSLFAVLGLASAVRAADDAPPGYVRFVGENTIATANGEFKRWKIVKAEIDPNDPAAGVVEIEIDVASLDTDNQKRDDHLRNPDFFEVEKFSTATVRVHNVRKGDGAGSGKDYDATFDVKIHGVAKSVEGKFAVVSTSPPIVEGKLVLDRMDFGVGQPHSAVNPMSIGQEIPVTFRAELPAG; from the coding sequence ATGACCTCAACTCGCACCGTCCGTTGCGCCTTGTCGTGTTTCCTCGTTTCGCTGTTTGCCGTTCTCGGGTTGGCGTCTGCCGTGCGCGCCGCAGACGATGCCCCTCCGGGATATGTCCGCTTCGTCGGAGAGAATACCATCGCCACGGCGAATGGTGAGTTCAAGAGGTGGAAGATCGTTAAGGCCGAGATCGATCCGAACGATCCCGCGGCAGGCGTCGTGGAGATCGAGATCGACGTCGCCAGCCTGGATACCGACAACCAGAAGCGGGATGACCACCTTCGCAACCCCGACTTCTTCGAGGTCGAGAAGTTCTCGACGGCGACCGTCCGCGTGCACAACGTGCGAAAGGGCGACGGGGCAGGCAGTGGAAAGGATTACGATGCGACGTTCGATGTGAAGATCCACGGTGTCGCGAAGTCCGTCGAGGGGAAGTTCGCTGTCGTCTCCACCAGCCCGCCGATCGTCGAAGGGAAGTTGGTCCTCGACCGCATGGACTTCGGTGTGGGCCAGCCCCACAGCGCGGTCAATCCGATGTCAATTGGGCAGGAGATCCCGGTGACGTTCCGCGCGGAGTTGCCGGCCGGTTGA
- a CDS encoding response regulator, with protein MRCERSPEVIEARDGREAPERIGQDLIDLALSMPGMTGTEVLSALRTADSACPDVAVIVLAGVGTK; from the coding sequence GTGCGCTGCGAAAGGTCGCCTGAGGTCATCGAGGCCCGGGATGGCCGCGAGGCCCCGGAACGAATCGGTCAGGATCTCATCGATCTCGCCCTGTCCATGCCGGGGATGACGGGAACCGAGGTTCTCTCGGCGTTGCGCACCGCGGACTCGGCGTGCCCCGACGTCGCCGTCATCGTGCTCGCCGGGGTCGGCACCAAGTAG
- a CDS encoding YchJ family protein, whose translation MILCPCGSEAGLDDCCAPAIEGRQAAPTAEALMRSRYTAHATRATGYLKATHVPPRDQADRSGRETDPHSTWTRLQIVDTEAGGKEDETGVVEFRAHYRAASGEAGVLHERSRFRKADGRWVYVDGDLVVPAPVKAAPKRGRNDPCNCGSGKKFKRCCGV comes from the coding sequence ATGATCCTCTGTCCGTGTGGAAGTGAGGCGGGCCTCGACGACTGCTGTGCGCCGGCGATCGAGGGCCGACAGGCGGCGCCAACCGCCGAGGCTCTGATGCGGTCCCGCTACACCGCACACGCGACCCGAGCGACAGGCTATCTGAAGGCCACCCACGTTCCCCCGCGCGATCAGGCGGATCGATCCGGCCGGGAAACCGACCCGCACTCGACCTGGACGCGGCTCCAGATCGTCGACACAGAAGCCGGCGGAAAAGAGGACGAGACCGGCGTAGTGGAGTTCCGCGCACACTATCGAGCGGCCTCGGGCGAAGCCGGGGTTCTCCACGAACGGTCGCGCTTCCGGAAGGCCGACGGTAGGTGGGTCTACGTAGACGGTGACCTCGTCGTGCCGGCGCCGGTCAAGGCGGCACCGAAGCGGGGGCGCAACGATCCGTGTAACTGCGGCAGCGGGAAGAAGTTCAAACGCTGCTGCGGCGTATAG
- a CDS encoding DUF2293 domain-containing protein: protein MSTAVESPTFRAVPETTREVSPGPRDRSIRTTGGDVLDVPDGWELLPPGDAGLTRRVKKAGASWTVKEKVGRRMFSRGVWAPAGAIAAARADLEHERADPSYTRKLEAGRARRVKEQTKYAEDFEQQVQEFLRFANLHRGLESRLARAISDHAVPVGSGTVARTARIPIERRAESATIAWLRHATTAYDHMTLARIKGERRAVRRMLAAESRKLLDRYRRGDPIPPTQCPLHRGLAGGDVL from the coding sequence TTGTCGACCGCCGTAGAGTCGCCTACGTTCCGCGCCGTGCCCGAAACGACCCGAGAGGTTTCCCCTGGACCGCGCGACCGTTCCATCCGCACCACCGGAGGCGACGTGCTCGACGTTCCCGACGGATGGGAATTGCTCCCGCCCGGCGACGCGGGACTCACCCGCCGTGTGAAGAAGGCCGGCGCTTCGTGGACCGTGAAGGAGAAAGTCGGCCGCCGCATGTTCTCTCGCGGCGTCTGGGCCCCCGCCGGTGCGATCGCCGCCGCACGGGCAGATCTCGAGCACGAACGCGCCGACCCGAGCTACACCCGCAAACTCGAGGCCGGGCGAGCGCGCCGCGTGAAGGAGCAGACGAAGTACGCCGAAGACTTCGAGCAGCAAGTGCAGGAGTTCCTGCGCTTCGCGAACTTACACCGCGGCCTGGAAAGCCGGCTTGCACGCGCCATCTCCGATCACGCCGTCCCCGTCGGCAGCGGAACCGTCGCGCGAACCGCCCGCATCCCCATCGAGCGCCGAGCCGAATCCGCAACCATCGCCTGGCTCCGCCACGCCACCACGGCCTACGACCACATGACCCTCGCCCGCATCAAAGGCGAGCGCCGCGCGGTCCGCCGAATGCTCGCCGCCGAATCCCGCAAACTCCTCGACCGCTACCGCCGCGGCGACCCCATCCCCCCCACCCAATGCCCCCTCCACCGCGGCCTCGCAGGTGGGGACGTTCTTTAA
- a CDS encoding nuclear transport factor 2 family protein: MSNDALRTLTDKSEIIDVFNRYATGIDQRDEALFRACFVEDLQVEMEGVEPITGGATQWVDLALSAVGGYETTHHIVTNHDIRIDGDQATGVAYLQAQHWNPDSSFLVGGYYTNEFRRTNDGWRISKLTLKVTWTKPG; encoded by the coding sequence ATGAGCAACGACGCACTACGAACGCTGACGGACAAAAGCGAGATCATCGACGTATTCAATCGCTATGCCACCGGCATCGACCAGCGAGACGAAGCGCTCTTCCGTGCGTGCTTCGTGGAGGACCTCCAGGTCGAGATGGAGGGCGTGGAACCCATCACGGGAGGCGCGACCCAGTGGGTCGATCTCGCCCTCTCCGCCGTCGGGGGATACGAGACGACGCACCACATCGTGACGAACCACGACATCCGGATCGACGGCGACCAAGCGACCGGCGTAGCCTACCTCCAGGCCCAGCACTGGAACCCGGACTCGAGCTTCCTGGTGGGCGGCTACTACACCAACGAGTTCAGACGCACGAATGACGGCTGGCGCATCAGCAAGCTCACCCTGAAAGTCACCTGGACCAAACCCGGATAG
- a CDS encoding glycoside hydrolase family 2 TIM barrel-domain containing protein yields the protein MLWFVFLLLALAGAGAVYIRLLPWLRDRPPLLPLETEWADAARTGQPLPEYPRPQLRRTRWQNLNGSWDFAVQPREADRPDSFSEKILVPFPVESALSGVGRAVLPEERAWYRRTFESPADSSDRLLLHFGAVDYEAEVWVNDHRIGEHSGGFDPFSFDVTDALSAEGPQEVVVAVWDPTNEGRQPRGKQSLRPKSIWYTAVTGIWQTVWLEPVSESRIERTVATTDLGAKSITLRTRLTAVLPGDRLQVEILGEGDTAIAEAVVPASGDLAQHTFHLPDLRPWSPDDPHLYDIRLRLLRDGDAVDDARSYFGAREITTAKDENGTWRLLLNGASVFSLGLLDQGWWPDGLYTAPSDEALAFDIEATRRMGFNTIRKHVKVEPARWYWHADRLGVLVWQDMPTGGPKEHHSIPKEIWWLVVNTPHAERGYDLTRSPEEAASYRRELNAMIDLLEPFPSVVIWVPFNESWGQFDTDKILAEVKTRDPSRLVDGPSGWVDTGSGDLRDHHTYFREGKQPDLEPDRPMVYGEFGGLAHEVSGHLGVAKGFGYAVFKDRGEFADAYAKKLGIIAKLKSRGLAGAIYTQTTDVEGEINGLLTYDRAVFKIPPERLREIHRSLTEEPE from the coding sequence GTGCTCTGGTTCGTATTCCTCCTCCTCGCGCTCGCCGGCGCCGGCGCGGTCTACATCCGGCTTCTCCCGTGGCTCCGCGACCGCCCTCCGCTCCTTCCTCTCGAAACCGAGTGGGCCGATGCCGCGCGCACCGGCCAGCCGCTCCCGGAGTATCCACGCCCGCAGCTTCGCCGAACGCGCTGGCAAAACCTGAACGGGTCGTGGGACTTCGCGGTGCAGCCGCGCGAAGCCGACCGGCCCGACTCGTTCTCCGAGAAGATCCTCGTGCCGTTTCCGGTCGAGTCCGCGCTGAGTGGCGTGGGACGGGCCGTCCTCCCCGAAGAACGGGCGTGGTACCGCCGAACGTTCGAGTCTCCAGCCGATTCGAGCGACCGCCTGCTTCTCCACTTCGGTGCCGTCGACTACGAAGCGGAAGTCTGGGTGAACGACCACCGCATCGGCGAACATAGCGGGGGCTTCGACCCGTTCTCCTTCGATGTGACCGATGCTCTCTCGGCCGAGGGGCCGCAGGAGGTCGTCGTTGCCGTGTGGGACCCGACAAACGAAGGCCGCCAACCCCGCGGAAAGCAGTCCCTTCGACCGAAGTCGATCTGGTACACCGCGGTCACCGGGATCTGGCAGACCGTCTGGCTGGAGCCGGTATCCGAGAGCCGGATCGAACGCACTGTCGCAACCACCGATCTCGGGGCGAAGTCGATCACGCTACGCACCCGGCTTACCGCGGTGCTGCCGGGGGATCGCCTCCAGGTCGAGATCCTCGGCGAGGGCGACACCGCCATCGCCGAAGCGGTCGTGCCCGCCTCGGGAGACCTCGCCCAGCACACGTTCCATCTTCCGGACTTGCGCCCCTGGTCGCCGGACGACCCGCACCTCTACGACATCCGCCTGCGGCTCCTGCGCGACGGAGACGCGGTCGACGACGCCCGTAGCTACTTCGGTGCCCGTGAGATCACGACGGCCAAGGACGAGAACGGCACCTGGCGCCTACTTCTAAACGGCGCGTCGGTGTTCTCCCTCGGCCTGCTAGACCAGGGCTGGTGGCCCGACGGGTTGTACACGGCGCCGTCGGACGAAGCGCTCGCATTTGACATCGAAGCGACCCGCCGGATGGGCTTCAACACGATCCGCAAGCACGTGAAGGTCGAGCCGGCTCGCTGGTACTGGCACGCGGACCGCCTCGGCGTTCTCGTCTGGCAGGACATGCCGACCGGCGGTCCGAAGGAACACCACTCCATCCCGAAGGAGATCTGGTGGCTCGTCGTCAACACCCCGCACGCCGAGCGAGGCTACGACCTCACACGCTCTCCCGAGGAAGCCGCGAGCTACCGGCGCGAACTGAACGCGATGATTGACCTACTGGAGCCGTTCCCGAGCGTCGTGATCTGGGTTCCCTTCAACGAGTCGTGGGGACAGTTCGACACCGACAAGATCCTCGCAGAAGTGAAGACACGCGATCCCTCCCGCCTGGTGGACGGGCCGAGCGGCTGGGTCGACACCGGAAGCGGCGACCTTCGCGACCACCACACGTACTTCCGCGAGGGCAAGCAGCCGGATCTCGAGCCCGACCGACCCATGGTCTACGGCGAGTTCGGTGGACTCGCGCACGAAGTCTCCGGCCACCTCGGCGTGGCAAAGGGATTCGGATACGCGGTCTTCAAGGATCGTGGAGAGTTCGCAGACGCGTACGCGAAGAAGCTCGGGATAATTGCGAAGCTGAAGTCGCGCGGGCTCGCGGGAGCCATCTACACGCAGACCACGGACGTCGAGGGCGAGATCAACGGCCTGCTCACGTACGATCGGGCCGTGTTCAAGATTCCTCCGGAGCGCCTCCGCGAGATCCACCGATCGCTGACTGAAGAGCCGGAATAA
- the topB gene encoding DNA topoisomerase III, with product MNVLVAEKPSVARDVAKVLGATQRRNGYLEGNGWQVTWALGHLATLKAPDEYDPALKRWSVEQLPFVPKRFELKPTGDRGRKEQLDIVADLCRSADELVCATDAGREGELIFRYILEYAGCPDRAHTRLWLSSLTEQAITAGLAARKSGAEYENLHHAARSRSEADWIIGLNATRAYTVRYGRGSVLWSLGRVQTPVLALIAQRDDEIRVFDARPFWELRTKYRDTRFHFTGDRFREQAPAAELLEKVKGQSLAIEKIERRAEAHQPPLLFDLTQLQRDMNLRFGMSAARTLVVAQELYEKKLLTYPRTDSRHLSLDMVNIARTTLGQLRAWKPETLALLAKYVSGAPEGERGPRAKPRRVFDDAKVTDHHAIVPTGKTEALAGEYKQVFDAVATRFVQAFLGDKNQEVTTVHAKSATVPFRARGVVVTDPGWSALEPKADTGAAKSKSAARGKAKDKAGVIDDSQELPVFTEGESGPHEPELHEGKTKPPRPYTENTLLAAMETSGKLVDDEQLRDAMRGRGLGTPATRASIVETLLSRSYIRRDKKALRTTDLGRYLIAIIADPVLKSPELTGEWEFKLGEVERGVRERDAFMQEIVQRIQQLIDSGLSPTPSNQGLGPCPRCQAPVIQGRESYGCSRWREECAFRLPKIYRGLRLSDQNVRELCARGVVLQPLPIEGAPRILCRTADGSAFDLEPPSRDAQRARSGRSGSRDHTTARAQAGS from the coding sequence ATGAACGTGCTCGTCGCCGAAAAACCCTCCGTCGCCCGCGACGTAGCCAAGGTCCTCGGCGCGACGCAGCGCCGGAACGGCTACCTCGAGGGGAATGGCTGGCAAGTCACCTGGGCGCTCGGCCATCTCGCGACGCTGAAGGCACCCGACGAGTACGACCCCGCGCTGAAGCGCTGGTCCGTGGAGCAACTGCCGTTCGTTCCCAAGCGCTTCGAGCTGAAACCAACGGGCGACCGCGGGCGGAAGGAACAGCTCGACATCGTCGCCGACCTCTGCCGCAGCGCGGACGAGCTCGTGTGCGCGACGGACGCCGGACGCGAAGGCGAGCTCATCTTCCGCTACATCCTCGAGTACGCGGGCTGCCCCGATCGCGCCCATACCAGGTTGTGGCTCAGCTCACTCACCGAACAGGCGATCACCGCCGGTCTCGCGGCGCGAAAATCCGGGGCCGAGTATGAGAACCTGCACCACGCCGCTCGAAGTCGCAGCGAGGCCGATTGGATCATCGGCCTCAACGCCACTCGCGCCTACACGGTGCGGTACGGTCGTGGCAGCGTATTGTGGAGCCTTGGACGCGTCCAGACACCGGTCCTCGCCCTGATCGCGCAGCGCGACGACGAGATCCGGGTCTTCGACGCGCGACCCTTCTGGGAACTCCGAACGAAGTACCGGGACACAAGGTTTCACTTCACCGGGGACCGCTTCCGCGAACAGGCCCCCGCCGCCGAACTCCTGGAAAAGGTGAAGGGGCAGTCCCTCGCGATCGAGAAGATTGAGCGCCGCGCCGAGGCGCACCAACCGCCGCTCCTCTTCGACCTGACGCAGCTGCAACGCGACATGAACCTCCGGTTCGGCATGTCGGCGGCGCGTACCCTCGTCGTGGCCCAGGAGCTCTACGAGAAGAAGCTTCTCACGTACCCACGAACCGATAGCCGCCACCTGTCGCTCGACATGGTCAACATCGCGCGCACCACGCTGGGCCAACTGCGGGCCTGGAAACCCGAGACCCTCGCCCTACTAGCGAAATACGTCTCTGGTGCGCCGGAAGGCGAACGCGGGCCCCGCGCAAAGCCTCGACGGGTCTTCGACGACGCTAAGGTGACCGACCATCACGCGATCGTCCCGACGGGCAAGACCGAAGCGCTCGCCGGCGAGTACAAGCAGGTGTTCGATGCGGTCGCGACGAGATTCGTGCAAGCCTTCCTCGGCGACAAGAACCAAGAGGTGACGACGGTGCACGCCAAGTCGGCGACGGTCCCGTTTCGCGCACGCGGCGTAGTCGTGACCGACCCCGGCTGGAGCGCGCTGGAACCGAAAGCCGACACCGGAGCGGCGAAGAGCAAGAGCGCTGCCCGAGGCAAAGCGAAGGACAAGGCCGGCGTCATCGACGACTCACAAGAGCTCCCGGTATTCACAGAAGGCGAGAGCGGCCCTCACGAACCCGAACTGCACGAGGGCAAGACGAAGCCTCCGCGGCCCTATACGGAGAACACCCTGCTCGCCGCGATGGAGACGTCCGGCAAACTCGTCGACGACGAACAGCTCCGCGATGCGATGAGAGGGCGCGGCCTCGGGACACCCGCAACGCGCGCCTCCATCGTCGAGACGCTCCTGTCGCGCTCCTACATTCGGCGGGACAAGAAGGCGCTCCGAACCACCGACCTCGGCCGGTATCTGATCGCGATCATCGCCGACCCGGTGCTCAAATCACCTGAACTCACCGGCGAGTGGGAGTTCAAGCTCGGCGAGGTCGAACGCGGCGTGCGCGAACGAGACGCGTTCATGCAGGAGATCGTGCAGCGGATCCAACAACTGATCGACAGCGGACTTTCGCCGACGCCTTCAAACCAGGGACTCGGCCCCTGCCCCCGCTGCCAGGCTCCGGTCATCCAAGGACGGGAATCCTACGGGTGCTCCCGTTGGCGCGAGGAGTGCGCGTTCCGCTTGCCCAAGATCTACCGCGGACTCCGCTTGTCCGACCAGAATGTAAGGGAACTGTGCGCTCGCGGCGTCGTTCTGCAACCGCTGCCGATCGAAGGAGCGCCGCGCATCCTATGCCGCACAGCCGACGGGTCGGCGTTCGATCTCGAACCACCAAGCCGTGATGCGCAGCGCGCCCGCAGTGGCCGGTCCGGCTCGAGGGACCACACAACAGCGCGCGCCCAGGCTGGTTCTTAG
- a CDS encoding acyl-CoA dehydrogenase family protein: MPDTALIQAALDLRALVEHEADEIEAKCTMTEPVVDAIEKTGLFRLSTPKELGGLEADVETIAAVCEAISFADGATGWAFTQNTITGSYLAYIDPEYAKPFATMRAGAGHFAPLGMAHEEEGGYRVSGNWQFASGSGHAEFIGGGALMMRDGAVAPMGENGKLPLVGFFVPADCAILKGNWDTMGLRGTGSYDYEIPERFVEAGATWNITMGYAPHQSGGAIFALGPQSYGGIGSCSWAIGVAARALHEIAEIAIGGRARLGSLPLKEQPEFQRNFGVHKTAIEAARIQLLSIYNDTVALIESGASDAACGDAVRRTKAHANYIVRSVAKEAVRFAWEASGSAGMRNPSRLQRCFRDIHIGAGHQVFDDRNYCEYAKPSLGLEPAPF, translated from the coding sequence ATGCCCGATACCGCCCTCATTCAAGCTGCTCTCGACCTCCGCGCACTAGTCGAACACGAAGCCGACGAGATCGAGGCCAAATGCACGATGACCGAGCCCGTCGTCGATGCGATCGAGAAGACCGGCCTTTTCCGGCTGAGCACGCCGAAGGAACTCGGCGGCCTGGAGGCAGACGTCGAAACGATCGCGGCCGTCTGCGAGGCGATCTCCTTCGCCGACGGTGCGACGGGTTGGGCGTTCACACAGAATACGATCACCGGCTCCTACCTCGCTTACATCGACCCGGAGTATGCGAAGCCATTCGCCACGATGCGCGCTGGAGCCGGGCACTTCGCCCCCCTCGGCATGGCTCACGAGGAAGAGGGCGGCTACCGCGTTTCCGGCAACTGGCAATTCGCGAGCGGCTCGGGCCACGCCGAGTTTATCGGCGGCGGGGCACTCATGATGCGCGACGGCGCCGTCGCGCCGATGGGCGAAAACGGCAAGCTCCCCCTCGTCGGCTTCTTCGTCCCAGCGGACTGCGCCATCCTGAAGGGCAACTGGGATACGATGGGGCTTCGCGGAACCGGCAGCTACGACTACGAGATTCCCGAACGGTTCGTCGAGGCGGGTGCCACCTGGAACATCACGATGGGCTACGCACCGCACCAGAGCGGTGGTGCCATCTTCGCGCTCGGCCCACAGTCGTACGGAGGCATCGGTAGCTGCTCCTGGGCGATCGGCGTCGCCGCGCGCGCCCTCCACGAAATCGCGGAGATCGCGATCGGCGGACGCGCGCGACTCGGCTCACTTCCACTCAAAGAACAGCCCGAGTTCCAACGCAACTTTGGCGTCCACAAGACGGCGATCGAGGCGGCGCGCATCCAACTCCTGTCGATCTACAACGACACGGTCGCGCTGATCGAGAGCGGTGCTTCAGACGCCGCGTGTGGCGACGCCGTTCGCCGGACCAAAGCCCACGCGAACTACATCGTGAGGAGCGTCGCCAAGGAAGCCGTGCGCTTCGCCTGGGAGGCGTCCGGAAGCGCCGGAATGCGAAATCCGAGTCGACTCCAACGTTGCTTCCGCGACATCCACATCGGGGCGGGGCACCAGGTCTTCGATGATCGGAACTACTGCGAGTACGCGAAGCCCTCGTTGGGGCTCGAACCCGCGCCTTTCTAA